Proteins encoded together in one Lathyrus oleraceus cultivar Zhongwan6 chromosome 5, CAAS_Psat_ZW6_1.0, whole genome shotgun sequence window:
- the LOC127079062 gene encoding uncharacterized protein LOC127079062 — protein sequence MASDAAVSSIKVMNQDLVKLDRFDGTNYTRWQDKMTFLLTALKVHYVLDPDLQPIPEPTENDSEELKKERKKRKEDELLCRGHILNTLSDRLYDLYTDNPSATEIWKALEFKFKAEEEGTKKFLISKYFDFKFLDSKPILPQVHELQVLVNKIKAVNIDIPETFQVGAIIAKLPPSWKGYRKKLLHSSEDFSLEKIQKHLRIEEESKEREKSEPPTHFKTNAVTNKGKKRHDGMKSHLGPKKEHNKFKNSGGHKGPKNGCLYAVNLDTMLEIADKIKQKMRSMQFDQMMT from the coding sequence ATGGCTTCAGACGCTGctgtttcaagcatcaaagtgatgaACCAGGATCTTGTCAAGTTAGATCGATTTGATGGAACAAATTACACAAGATGGCAAGACAAGATGACATTCCTATTGACTGCCCTGAAGGTTCACTATGTTCTTGATCCCGACCTACAACCAATACCTGAACcaacagaaaatgattcggaagaaCTCAAGAAGGAGCGCAAGAAACGCAAGGAGGACGAACTGCTTTGCCGTGGACACATTCTGAATACTTTATCTGATCGTCTCTACGACCTCTACACAGACAATCCATCGGCAACAGAAATATGGAAGGCACTAGAATTCAAGTTCAAGGCTGAAGAGGAAGGTACGAAGAAGTTCTTAATATCTAAATATTTCGATTTTAAATTCTTAGATTCTAAGCCCATTCTTCCCCAAGTGCATGAATTGCAAGTTCTGGTCAATAAAATAAAGGCAGTAAATATAGACATCCCTGAGACCTTCCAAGTCGGTGCAATTATTGCAAAGTTACCACCTTCATGGAAAGGCTACCGAAAGAAATTGTTGCACAGTTCCGAGGACTTCTCCTTGGAGAAAATTCAGAAACATCTTCGAATCGAGGAGGAATCGAAGGAGAGGGAGAAATCAGAACCCCCTACTCATTTCAAAACAAACGCTGTGACCAACAAGGGAAAGAAGAGACATGATGGCATGAAGAGTCATCTTGGACCAAAGAAAGAACATAACAAGTTCAAGAACTCTGGCGGTCATAAAGGTCCAAAGAACGGATGTTTATATGCGGTAAACCTGGACACTATGCTCGAGATTGCAgacaaaataaagcaaaaaatgAGATCAATGCAATTCGATCAGATGATGACATAA